A genome region from Planctomycetaceae bacterium includes the following:
- a CDS encoding HAD family hydrolase — translation MSNKAIFLDRDKTLIADPGYLADPEAVKLLPGVELAIKSLRQTGYLMVVVTNQSGIARGLLTEEALDNIHAQLRRLLADKNAHVDAIYHCPFHPEGTVEKYACESDLRKPNPGMLLKAAEEHDIDLAQSWMVGDSARDIEAGQRAGCRTIRIRTPGTESTADGGDDEGVQADYTVRNLVEAARVILRAPAVAAAVPEAAPPAAPATLPRAGLAAMSRQTAAPRTMPSLAAAPAAAPPADETVDDEPETAVDAPAPASEQHVRLEILRHVRQMAQTALTEREDFNVWHMLAMFATIMAIMALGGAVWKFFQDGTGNVGVSQFWATVAVALQMMALTFFVVRRLK, via the coding sequence ATGAGCAACAAAGCGATTTTTCTCGATCGGGACAAGACCCTCATCGCAGACCCGGGATACCTGGCCGACCCCGAGGCCGTCAAGCTCCTGCCCGGGGTGGAGCTGGCCATCAAGTCTCTTCGCCAGACCGGGTACCTGATGGTCGTGGTGACTAACCAGTCCGGAATCGCCCGCGGGCTGTTGACTGAAGAGGCGTTGGACAACATCCACGCCCAACTGCGCCGCCTGCTGGCCGACAAGAACGCCCACGTCGACGCGATCTACCACTGCCCCTTTCATCCTGAAGGCACCGTCGAAAAATACGCCTGCGAGTCCGACCTGCGCAAACCCAATCCGGGGATGCTGCTCAAGGCCGCCGAAGAGCACGACATCGACCTGGCCCAGAGTTGGATGGTCGGCGACAGCGCCCGCGATATCGAAGCCGGACAGCGAGCCGGCTGCCGAACCATCCGCATCCGCACCCCCGGCACTGAAAGCACCGCCGACGGCGGCGATGACGAAGGCGTCCAGGCCGACTACACCGTGCGCAATCTCGTCGAAGCCGCCCGCGTCATTCTTCGAGCGCCGGCCGTCGCCGCGGCGGTCCCCGAGGCTGCGCCGCCGGCCGCCCCCGCGACGCTGCCCCGAGCGGGCCTGGCGGCCATGAGCCGGCAAACCGCCGCTCCACGCACCATGCCCTCCCTCGCCGCCGCGCCCGCAGCCGCACCGCCTGCCGACGAAACAGTTGACGACGAACCCGAAACCGCCGTCGATGCACCCGCCCCCGCCAGCGAACAGCACGTGCGACTGGAAATTCTCCGCCACGTCCGCCAGATGGCCCAGACCGCCCTGACCGAACGCGAAGACTTCAACGTCTGGCACATGCTGGCCATGTTCGCCACGATCATGGCCATAATGGCGCTGGGCGGGGCCGTCTGGAAGTTCTTCCAGGACGGAACCGGCAACGTGGGCGTCAGCCAGTTCTGGGCGACCGTCGCGGTAGCGCTGCAGATGATGGCCTTGACTTTTTTCGTCGTCCGACGGCTGAAGTAG
- a CDS encoding CDP-alcohol phosphatidyltransferase family protein: MKTATERPWGSLSWPNRISLLRLLLVAPFIVLLLSQGDDGWPWARHVAIAIFVVMAVSDMVDGILARRLQQKTRLGAILDPLADKILIISSVLVLSQPAKAVPDAMLPNWVVVAVVGKDLWIVIGFLVVYLVTDKLRAEPSISGKASTMAQLLMVGFVLVAPELDAAAPGLALGKWIVRVLMYAVAVLAALAVISYTRKGLRTIAQHQKPLENHRATHDQPHAPD, from the coding sequence TTGAAAACTGCCACTGAAAGGCCCTGGGGATCCCTAAGCTGGCCCAACCGCATCAGTCTGCTGCGACTGCTGCTGGTGGCGCCGTTCATCGTCCTGCTGCTCAGCCAGGGCGATGACGGATGGCCGTGGGCACGCCATGTCGCCATCGCGATCTTCGTGGTCATGGCCGTCAGCGACATGGTCGACGGGATTCTCGCCCGCCGGCTCCAGCAGAAGACCCGCCTGGGGGCCATTCTCGACCCGCTGGCCGATAAGATCCTCATCATCTCTTCCGTGCTGGTGCTCTCGCAACCGGCCAAGGCTGTTCCCGACGCCATGCTTCCCAACTGGGTGGTGGTGGCCGTGGTGGGCAAGGATTTGTGGATCGTCATCGGTTTTCTTGTGGTATATTTGGTCACGGACAAGCTGCGGGCCGAACCCAGCATCAGCGGCAAAGCCTCTACGATGGCACAACTGCTGATGGTCGGTTTCGTCCTGGTAGCACCGGAACTCGATGCAGCGGCCCCGGGACTGGCCTTGGGCAAATGGATCGTCCGGGTCCTGATGTATGCGGTGGCGGTCCTGGCTGCACTGGCCGTCATCAGCTACACCCGCAAGGGCCTGCGGACCATCGCCCAGCATCAGAAACCACTGGAAAACCATCGCGCCACCCATGACCAACCCCATGCACCCGATTGA
- the amrB gene encoding AmmeMemoRadiSam system protein B, producing MRHPFHAGAFYEESPSSCRHHVMRLFEAAALPPSAPGDPRGGLAPHAGWVYSGAVAALTFKTLAGGASLAAADGGGTFILLGADHRGHAAVGEVFESGVWVSPLGQIAIDDEVAAAILAAPGADTLLRANPHAHDQEHSLEVQVPFIQVICPRAKIVPIAVPPAPEAIDIGQVIGGVLAAFPNSCVVGSTDLTHYGGHFGSPHGRGAAGEQWARRNDNRMLQRIEAMDAQAVLAEADVHRSACGSGAVAATIAACRALGATRGVCLEYTNSYEVVHRKYPDYEDDTTVGYASVVFS from the coding sequence ATGCGACATCCGTTCCACGCCGGGGCGTTCTACGAGGAATCGCCCTCGTCTTGTCGCCATCACGTGATGCGCCTGTTCGAGGCTGCCGCCTTGCCCCCCTCAGCGCCCGGCGACCCGCGCGGCGGGCTGGCGCCCCATGCCGGATGGGTCTACAGCGGCGCCGTGGCGGCGCTGACGTTCAAGACGCTGGCCGGCGGGGCTTCGCTGGCCGCGGCAGACGGCGGGGGGACGTTCATCCTGCTCGGGGCCGACCATCGCGGACATGCCGCGGTTGGGGAGGTCTTCGAGTCGGGCGTCTGGGTCAGCCCGCTGGGGCAGATCGCCATTGACGACGAAGTGGCCGCAGCCATCCTCGCGGCGCCCGGGGCGGACACGCTGTTGCGGGCCAATCCCCACGCGCACGATCAGGAGCACTCGCTGGAGGTGCAGGTGCCGTTTATCCAGGTGATCTGTCCGCGGGCGAAGATTGTGCCCATCGCCGTCCCCCCCGCGCCCGAGGCGATCGACATCGGACAGGTGATCGGCGGCGTTCTGGCCGCATTCCCAAACTCCTGCGTCGTCGGCAGCACCGACCTGACGCACTATGGCGGGCACTTCGGCAGCCCTCACGGCCGCGGCGCCGCCGGCGAGCAGTGGGCTCGCCGCAACGACAACCGCATGCTGCAGCGCATCGAAGCGATGGACGCCCAGGCGGTGCTGGCCGAGGCCGATGTGCATCGCAGCGCCTGCGGCAGCGGCGCCGTCGCCGCGACCATCGCCGCCTGTCGCGCCCTGGGCGCCACGCGGGGCGTCTGCCTGGAGTACACCAACAGCTATGAAGTCGTACACCGCAAATATCCGGACTATGAAGACGATACGACGGTAGGGTATGCTTCAGTTGTCTTCAGTTAG
- a CDS encoding type II secretion system protein: MARRRAFTMMELMIVIGIIMLLVTLLVPVIKSILSKMQRTECASNLNTMGMRLNAYAISTGGYYPRPYIPRTTPFGAILYAMQYNEGAAGEHGMSAGVKSPAVYNALVGAGMGELSNIVKCPSRPVCYINPTTDPSRNAAVPGNWGNAVLTSYIWTYGLNPVPSGVGTPTALSRSPMRTNSNYVIAADVAENSGTTDTGISPTVYNHSDGGVFAGSNHLYAGGNVKWIPSAAGAAATAEDVLPATKTNFIGGGSGTGRYFNGQSLTWFWASDSAP, translated from the coding sequence ATGGCTCGGCGCAGAGCGTTTACCATGATGGAGCTGATGATCGTGATCGGCATCATTATGCTCCTGGTCACCTTGCTCGTTCCGGTTATCAAAAGCATCCTGAGCAAGATGCAGCGGACCGAATGCGCCTCCAACCTCAACACCATGGGGATGCGCCTTAACGCTTACGCCATCAGCACCGGCGGATATTACCCGCGGCCGTACATTCCCCGCACGACGCCGTTCGGGGCGATTCTCTACGCGATGCAGTACAACGAAGGGGCCGCGGGGGAGCACGGGATGTCTGCGGGGGTAAAATCGCCCGCAGTCTACAACGCTCTGGTCGGGGCGGGAATGGGCGAGTTGAGCAATATCGTCAAGTGCCCCAGCCGCCCGGTGTGTTACATCAATCCCACGACCGATCCATCGCGTAACGCCGCCGTGCCGGGCAACTGGGGAAACGCGGTGCTCACGTCGTATATCTGGACATACGGGCTCAACCCCGTCCCGTCGGGGGTCGGAACGCCCACGGCGCTGAGTCGCAGCCCCATGCGCACCAACAGCAACTATGTCATTGCGGCCGACGTGGCCGAAAATAGCGGTACGACCGACACGGGGATCAGCCCGACGGTGTACAACCACAGCGACGGCGGAGTCTTTGCCGGCAGCAACCACCTCTATGCCGGCGGCAATGTGAAGTGGATTCCCTCGGCCGCCGGCGCTGCGGCCACGGCCGAAGACGTTCTGCCGGCCACGAAGACGAACTTTATCGGCGGCGGCAGCGGAACGGGGCGCTACTTCAACGGTCAGTCGCTGACATGGTTTTGGGCGTCCGACAGCGCGCCGTAG
- the rfaE2 gene encoding D-glycero-beta-D-manno-heptose 1-phosphate adenylyltransferase gives MDRLVSILERFGRPRVALVGDFMLDRYIYGNVDRLSPEAPVPVLNVGRREVHPGGAASVAAAMLALDAEVCCVGVIGKDSHGEELVRLLGEADTMSLMRLYDRCTTVKCRYVGLAQHRHAQQMLRVDEEQAGELPEEVGNRLVAALRGVVQGCKVVALQDYDKGVLTDTTAPEFINVARKAGADVVVDPARIRSYRRYLGATLLTPNRYEAELASGVTITDEESMARAAREIIREAEAQAVIITLDREGAFLFTREGVARRIATKPRSVYDVTGAGDEVLAMMAVAIANRCNLTDAVELANVAGGLEVERFGVVPITRDEVLAELHKMIGLRGSKVLARRSLLHELARLRQGGHTIVFTNGCFDLLHMGHVRYLAQARTMGTALVVAINSDESVQRLKGPSRPIIPAAERAEMLGALECVDYVTIFDEDTPETLLELIKPDILVKGGTTAVIVGQDIVENYGGRVLTLQQVEGLSTTAIIGRIMEQSGGQA, from the coding sequence ATGGACAGACTGGTATCCATCCTGGAGCGGTTCGGGCGCCCGCGCGTGGCTCTGGTGGGCGACTTCATGCTCGACCGCTACATCTACGGCAACGTCGACCGGCTCAGTCCCGAGGCCCCCGTGCCCGTCCTCAACGTCGGGCGCCGCGAGGTGCATCCCGGCGGGGCCGCCAGCGTCGCCGCGGCGATGCTCGCCCTGGACGCCGAAGTCTGTTGCGTCGGCGTGATCGGTAAAGACTCCCACGGCGAAGAGCTCGTGCGCCTGCTGGGCGAAGCCGACACCATGTCGCTCATGCGCCTCTACGACCGCTGCACCACCGTCAAGTGCCGCTACGTCGGCCTGGCCCAGCACCGCCACGCCCAGCAGATGCTGCGCGTCGATGAGGAGCAGGCCGGCGAACTGCCCGAGGAGGTAGGCAACCGCCTCGTGGCGGCTTTGCGGGGCGTGGTGCAGGGCTGCAAGGTCGTCGCCCTCCAGGACTACGATAAGGGCGTTCTAACCGACACGACGGCGCCGGAGTTCATCAATGTCGCCCGCAAGGCCGGCGCCGATGTCGTCGTCGATCCGGCACGGATCAGAAGCTACCGCCGCTACCTCGGCGCCACGCTGCTGACGCCCAACCGCTACGAAGCCGAACTGGCCAGCGGCGTGACCATCACCGACGAAGAATCCATGGCCCGCGCCGCGCGGGAGATCATCCGCGAGGCCGAAGCCCAGGCCGTCATCATCACTCTCGACCGCGAGGGCGCCTTCCTCTTTACCCGCGAGGGCGTCGCACGCCGCATCGCCACCAAGCCCCGCAGCGTCTACGACGTTACCGGCGCCGGCGATGAAGTGCTGGCGATGATGGCCGTGGCTATCGCCAACCGCTGCAATCTCACCGACGCCGTCGAACTGGCCAACGTCGCCGGCGGGCTCGAGGTCGAACGTTTCGGCGTCGTGCCCATCACGCGGGACGAGGTGCTGGCCGAGTTGCACAAGATGATCGGCCTGCGAGGCAGCAAGGTGCTGGCGCGCCGCAGCCTGCTGCATGAACTGGCTCGCCTGCGGCAGGGAGGGCATACGATCGTCTTCACCAACGGATGCTTCGACCTGCTGCACATGGGGCACGTACGGTACCTCGCCCAGGCCCGCACCATGGGCACCGCCCTGGTCGTGGCGATTAATTCCGACGAAAGCGTGCAGCGGCTCAAAGGTCCCAGCCGCCCGATCATTCCCGCCGCCGAACGCGCCGAAATGCTCGGGGCCCTCGAATGCGTCGACTACGTCACGATCTTCGACGAGGATACGCCCGAGACCCTGCTGGAACTGATCAAGCCCGACATCCTGGTCAAGGGCGGAACCACGGCCGTGATCGTCGGGCAGGACATCGTAGAAAACTACGGCGGACGCGTGCTGACGCTCCAGCAGGTCGAAGGGCTCAGCACCACGGCGATCATCGGACGGATAATGGAACAGTCCGGCGGGCAAGCCTAG
- the glmM gene encoding phosphoglucosamine mutase — protein MDRLMVTVSGVRGTVGKTLTAEVAKDFGLAFGAMLGAGRRAVIGRDSRPSGPMFRDAIVQGLIASGVSVVDVGLASTPAVALMTRRLHADGGVIITASHNPAQYNGIKFLQPIGTGLAAVDAERLKRIWQQRGFDILPPHQQGALGQDTSAAETHVQTVLAHCNARTIAAGNLSAAVDSVNGAGGQEAAMLLQRLSCRLTHINAEPSGQFAHPPEPIAENVTELCDVVVRSGADVGFAQDADADRLAIVDEKGTFIGEEYTLALAAAFVLTQRKGRIATNLVTSRMVDDIAAAAGCAVVRTPTGEANVVEGMLRTQCMLAGEGGGGVIEPAVVPVRNSLVAMAYVLQYIAEQRRPLSALVAALPRYTMIKTKIPCPLGADVLVAAAVRKAFATRSGAEFNDADGLRIDLPEGWVCVRASNTEPIMRIIAEAAQPAAAQALVDEVTAIARQAS, from the coding sequence ATGGACCGCTTAATGGTAACCGTTTCCGGCGTTCGCGGCACGGTGGGCAAGACGCTCACAGCCGAGGTGGCCAAAGATTTCGGTCTGGCGTTCGGGGCCATGCTCGGCGCCGGCCGCCGGGCAGTCATCGGGCGCGACAGCCGCCCCTCGGGCCCGATGTTTCGCGACGCGATCGTGCAGGGGCTCATCGCCAGCGGCGTCTCGGTCGTCGACGTGGGCCTGGCCAGCACGCCGGCGGTGGCGCTGATGACCCGCCGCCTCCACGCCGATGGCGGCGTCATCATCACCGCCTCGCACAATCCCGCCCAGTACAACGGCATCAAGTTCCTCCAGCCCATCGGCACGGGCCTGGCGGCGGTCGATGCCGAACGCCTCAAACGCATCTGGCAGCAGCGAGGCTTCGACATTCTGCCCCCGCATCAGCAGGGGGCCCTGGGGCAGGACACCTCCGCGGCCGAAACGCACGTGCAGACCGTGCTGGCCCACTGCAACGCGCGGACCATCGCCGCGGGCAATCTCAGCGCCGCCGTCGACAGCGTCAACGGCGCCGGCGGGCAAGAGGCCGCCATGCTGCTGCAGCGGCTGTCCTGCCGCTTGACGCATATCAACGCCGAGCCATCGGGGCAGTTCGCCCATCCGCCCGAGCCCATCGCCGAAAACGTCACGGAGCTTTGCGACGTCGTCGTCCGCAGCGGCGCCGACGTGGGCTTCGCCCAGGACGCCGACGCCGACCGCCTGGCCATCGTCGACGAGAAGGGCACGTTCATCGGCGAGGAGTACACGCTGGCCCTGGCGGCGGCTTTTGTCCTGACGCAGCGCAAGGGGCGCATCGCCACCAATCTCGTTACGTCGCGGATGGTCGACGATATCGCCGCGGCCGCCGGCTGCGCTGTCGTGCGAACGCCCACCGGCGAGGCCAACGTGGTCGAGGGCATGTTGCGGACGCAATGCATGCTGGCCGGCGAGGGCGGCGGCGGCGTGATCGAGCCTGCCGTCGTGCCCGTGCGAAACAGCCTGGTGGCCATGGCGTATGTGCTGCAGTACATCGCCGAGCAGCGCCGCCCGCTCAGCGCACTGGTCGCCGCCCTGCCTCGATACACCATGATCAAGACGAAGATTCCCTGCCCGCTCGGGGCGGACGTGCTGGTCGCCGCGGCCGTGCGCAAAGCCTTCGCCACACGCAGCGGCGCCGAGTTCAACGACGCTGATGGTCTGCGCATCGACCTGCCCGAAGGCTGGGTCTGCGTCCGCGCCAGCAACACCGAACCGATCATGCGCATCATCGCCGAAGCCGCCCAGCCCGCCGCCGCGCAGGCCCTGGTCGACGAAGTGACCGCCATCGCCCGGCAAGCCAGTTAG
- a CDS encoding bifunctional 3,4-dihydroxy-2-butanone-4-phosphate synthase/GTP cyclohydrolase II, which yields MTNPMHPIEDILNELRAGRMIVLVDDESRENEGDLVCAAEKVTPEIINFMVREGCGVVCMPINSAHAERLGLHPQTPVNTSLHGTAFTVTIDAATGITTGVSAADRARTIQIAARDTSTPADLVRPGHINPLRALDGGVLVRAGQTEGAVDLARLAGLRPAGVICEIMNPDGTMARRDDLEKFCQRHSLKMCSVADIIRYRLRQEKLISRAVEVDIELEAGKFHLIAYTSVVDIEPHVAICMGGVGELDAQGVPVVHDDPVLVRVHSECLTGDVLGSLRCDCGGQLQTALKAVAAAGKGAVVYVRQEGRGIGLVNKLRAYKLQVEQGMDTVEANLHLGFEPDRRDYGIGNQILRDLGLTRLRVMTNNPRKIYGLEGFGLKIVERVGIELPPHAHNRDYLQTKKDKMGHILEQL from the coding sequence ATGACCAACCCCATGCACCCGATTGAAGACATCCTCAATGAACTCCGTGCCGGGCGAATGATCGTCCTGGTCGACGATGAATCTCGCGAAAATGAAGGGGACCTGGTCTGTGCGGCCGAGAAGGTCACCCCCGAGATCATCAACTTCATGGTTCGCGAGGGCTGCGGCGTGGTCTGCATGCCGATCAACTCCGCCCACGCCGAGCGCCTGGGCCTGCATCCGCAGACCCCCGTGAACACCTCGCTGCACGGGACGGCTTTCACCGTCACCATCGACGCGGCGACGGGGATCACCACCGGCGTGTCGGCGGCGGACCGGGCGCGGACCATCCAGATCGCCGCGCGCGACACGAGCACCCCGGCCGACCTGGTCCGCCCCGGGCACATCAACCCGCTGCGGGCTCTGGACGGCGGCGTCCTGGTGCGCGCCGGACAGACCGAGGGCGCCGTCGACCTGGCGCGACTGGCCGGGCTCAGGCCCGCCGGCGTCATCTGCGAGATCATGAACCCCGACGGCACGATGGCCCGCCGCGACGACCTGGAAAAGTTCTGCCAGCGCCACAGCCTCAAAATGTGCAGCGTCGCCGACATCATCCGCTACCGCCTGCGACAGGAGAAGCTCATCAGCCGCGCCGTCGAGGTCGACATCGAACTCGAGGCCGGCAAGTTCCACCTGATCGCCTACACCTCGGTGGTGGACATCGAGCCGCACGTGGCGATCTGCATGGGCGGCGTGGGAGAACTCGACGCCCAGGGCGTGCCCGTCGTCCACGACGACCCGGTGCTCGTGCGAGTCCACAGCGAATGCCTCACCGGCGATGTCCTGGGCAGCCTGCGATGCGACTGCGGCGGGCAGCTCCAGACGGCGCTGAAAGCCGTTGCGGCCGCCGGAAAGGGCGCGGTGGTCTACGTGCGACAGGAAGGGCGGGGCATCGGCCTGGTGAACAAGCTGCGGGCGTACAAGCTGCAGGTCGAGCAAGGCATGGACACCGTTGAGGCCAACCTGCACCTGGGCTTCGAGCCCGACCGCCGCGACTACGGGATCGGCAACCAGATCCTTCGCGACCTGGGCCTGACGCGCCTGCGCGTGATGACCAACAATCCCCGGAAGATCTACGGCCTGGAAGGCTTCGGTCTCAAGATCGTCGAGCGGGTCGGAATCGAATTGCCCCCCCACGCCCACAACCGCGACTACCTGCAGACCAAGAAAGACAAGATGGGCCACATTTTGGAGCAGTTGTGA